TCCTCGCTGCCCACGGCAGCAAGGACCTTAAATTCCTGCGTCAGACGCTTTGCGGCGCTCGATATTACATCCAGCTCACTTTGTCCGTCGATATTGGTGTATTTTACAGGATGTCCATTTATCCCACCGGCGTTATTGACCAACTTGACTGCGAGTTGAGACCCTCGGAAGCAGGCCTGACCGATTTCGCCACCGAAGCCTACTAAATCCCAGATAGAGCCGACTATGATAGGCTCCTGCACTTTCGCCGCCCCTACTCCGCTGACCAAAGACAAAAAAACAACCAGCACAAAAAAACTTTTAATCGCTTTCATCATCTTTTTCCTCCTTTTTGTTATAGGTTAACTTTTTTTGACAATGTCCAGCTCTTGCCATCTGATGGCCTCTTGAGACCCATAGGCTGACTATTCGCCAAACCCCTTTTCGCTTTATCGAATATCCAGATCTGCCTTTATTTTCTTGAATTTTTATTAATATATGCTCCCTATTTTCTGGAGCCATACGTGGTCAGATAGACAATCCATGATTCTAACAAAATATTTTTATCCAAAATCTATGCCAGAAATAGAGAAAAAGTCTTAATTCTATTTTAGGCTTTATTTTCAGATGGTTATTAAGGATGATATAATAAGGGAGGTTATCCCAAATGGGAAAGAAAAGTGTGACAGTCACACTTGTGTGATTTCACGCATCTGTGACATGTCACATTTATTCAGTTGGTTTGGTGAGTTTCAGGTTGTCTATTTTTCGATAGATGGTCCGTCGGCTTACACCCAGCAGGCGAGCGGCTTTGGCCTTGTTCCAGTCGGTCTTGTTTAAGGCCTGAATGATTTTTTGCTGTTCATCGACAGTCCTCTCATCAGGAGCACACGCTTTGATCTTAGAATCTTCACTGATTTCAGGTGGCAGATGATTTATCGTAATGGTACTGCCATGGCAAACGATGAATGCATGTTCTAAGGCATGTTCCAGCTCCCTTACATTCCCCGGCCAGGGATAGCGCATAAATAGGTTTAGCACTTCATCGGATATGCCATCGATGTTTTTATTGATCTTTTTGTTTAAATTTTTACAGAAATGATCAACCAATAAAGGAATATCTTCTTCTTTTTCGCGCAGGGGAGGTAATTTGATTCCAACGACTTTGAGCCTGTAATAAAGATCTTCCCGAAATTCCCCCAACGATACCTTCTCCCTCAAATTGCGGTTTGTGGCGGCAATGATCCGCACGTTTACCTTTATTGGATCAGACTCGCCAACCCTCTCAAATTCTTTTTCCTGCAGTACCCTCAAAAGCTTCAATTGTATCATGGGAGTAATGCTCCCTATCTCATCTAAAAAGATGGTGCCTCCATCCGCCATTTGAAAACGGCCAATATTGTCTCTGACCGAACCCGTAAAGGCCCCTTTAACATGCCCGAACAGCTCACTTTCAAGCAGGTTCTCAGTGAGGGCGGAACAGCTTATATTTACCAGTCGATTAGCGGCACGAGGACTTTCATAATGAAGCGCTCGAGCTACCAGTTCCTTACCGGTACCGCTCTCACCTGTAATCAACACGGTGGTATCCGTGTTGGCCAGGTCTTCAAGGAGCCGGTAAATCTCCTGCATTTTCTGGCTTTTACCAATGATGTTGTGGAATCTGTGTCGTTCTTTCAATTCACGCTCAAGGTCGGTCAGTCTTGTTATGTCTCTGACCACAAGGATTGCTCCCCTGAATCTGTTGCCGGGATAAG
The genomic region above belongs to Deltaproteobacteria bacterium and contains:
- a CDS encoding sigma 54-interacting transcriptional regulator, whose translation is MGSKILIIDDEEVIRFAFKTHLSKEGYEVLTAEDYSSALEIISNTDLDVIIADIILGVYTGIDILREVKKLNMNCPVIMITGEPNVETAADAVRLGAFDYLPKPVRKDMLLRVTNHALNHKALMDEKEKYRQNLEAIFGSLKDAIITVDQEMHILEANEATKHICGLFPREIIGKEFSEVQTQCIKPCLNVLRETLKTKYIVKEYRVECRHQDRSHQVVLLTSSPLTYPGNRFRGAILVVRDITRLTDLERELKERHRFHNIIGKSQKMQEIYRLLEDLANTDTTVLITGESGTGKELVARALHYESPRAANRLVNISCSALTENLLESELFGHVKGAFTGSVRDNIGRFQMADGGTIFLDEIGSITPMIQLKLLRVLQEKEFERVGESDPIKVNVRIIAATNRNLREKVSLGEFREDLYYRLKVVGIKLPPLREKEEDIPLLVDHFCKNLNKKINKNIDGISDEVLNLFMRYPWPGNVRELEHALEHAFIVCHGSTITINHLPPEISEDSKIKACAPDERTVDEQQKIIQALNKTDWNKAKAARLLGVSRRTIYRKIDNLKLTKPTE